Proteins encoded by one window of Cannabis sativa cultivar Pink pepper isolate KNU-18-1 chromosome 4, ASM2916894v1, whole genome shotgun sequence:
- the LOC133037322 gene encoding GPI ethanolamine phosphate transferase 2-like isoform X1, whose amino-acid sequence MSSLTCTNLTIFTLTGVLIQIIGLSLFVFGFFPVKPALSGFSGPEAFRAPRSDSVQNHSMALPPPDKLRSLYQELSGLPPFDKLILMVIDGLPAEFVLGKDGNPPRRELVEAMPYTQSLLANGMAIGYHAKAAPPTVTMPRLKALVSGAIGGFLDVAFNFNTQALLDDNLIDQFFKIGWKMVMLGDETWLKLFPGLFKRHDGVSSFFVKDTIQVDQNVSRHLPDELSRYDWDLMILHYLGLDHVGHIGGRNSVLMAPKLMEMDEVVKMIHTNRILNQMNNHGRTLLVVVSDHGMTENGNHGGSSYEETDSLALFIGLNDVSRFESFSQKTVDQVDIAPTLALLFSLPIPKNNVGILIPETFGHLADDQKLRALELNSWQLLRLLQAQLPGLSCEGFPYHESIDKTSGISKCNGSLETKFCCLYTTAEFLHNSWMSKDVSRFNHGDEYNIAVGAYNEFLRIASEWLARRATDKPFNLLGFGVVAMVLSCVILLSLLCLMCKEVYGRERKYVSNFDSNIMHAWHLDEAFAIGVIFILVVSMGSSSMVEEEQYIWHFVSSTLLLLLLRKSAQYLQVERAQNIFNLFSGKNKYIGFQTLSIVLLLISGRILRGWHQGGVNWRDLPDISKWLEQAGGDHLLKALQLVAGLLFITLSLVSLSVFDLNRKSVAVIGFCFLTPGLLVLQHIMKHQDSMFAPSSYTATMLVQIIYTVLGFATLGITVALPWLSSCLNSKSCSNRFSYESASGPDELCYKPLLVELRNCSFVIGWAYICSWCLLQLLLQQPINSMPILLLFLQVLVGMLYCFHSGEDNKLWVEVAVFYYMGMAGHYALGNSNSLATIDVAGAFIGISSHSTILSGILMFMITYASPMLAALSMVMYISIKSCNYIALPINMDSKLLLKKLLGFPCLLLLSLNSILLVSYTIVLILMRNHLFVWSVFSPKYLYVCAATVCVYIGVSIVATTVIYTYLVLSFKRTMQGFGSSATTKDKE is encoded by the exons ATGTCTTCCTTAACGTGTACTAACCTCACCATCTTCACCTTAACTGGAGTACTTATCCAAATCATTGGCCTTTCTCTCTTCGTTTTCGGATTCTTCCCCGTCAAACCAGCTCTCTCTGGTTTTAG TGGTCCGGAGGCATTTCGTGCACCGAGGTCTGATTCAGTTCAAAATCATAGCATGGCACTTCCCCCTCCTGATAAGCTCAGATCACTGTATCAG GAACTATCTGGGCTTCCCCCATTTGATAAGCTAATACTAATg GTTATTGATGGTCTTCCAGCAGAATTTGTGCTTGGCAAGGATGGTAACCCTCCACGAAGGGAATTGGTGGAAGCCATGCCATATACTCAATCACTGTTAGCAAATGGCATGGCAATTGGGTATCATGCAAAGGCTGCACCTCCTACTGTTACAATGCCTCGTTTGAAA GCTCTGGTTTCTGGAGCAATTGGAGGATTTCTTGACGTGGCTTTTAATTTTAACACGCAAGCTCTCTTAGATGACAATCTTATTG ACCAGTTTTTTAAGATTGGTTGGAAAATGGTGATGCTTGGTGATGAAACATGGCTGAAGTTGTTTCCAGGATTATTTAAGAGGCATGATGGAGTTAGTAGCTTTTTT GTTAAAGATACTATACAAGTTGATCAAAATGTTTCTCGACATTTGCCTGATGAACTTAGTAGATATGATTGGGATCTCATG ATTCTTCATTACCTAGGCTTGGATCATGTTGGACATATTGGTGGCCGCAACAG TGTCTTGATGGCCCCAAAACTAATGGAGATGGATGAGGTGGTTAAGATGATTCATACAAATAGAATTCTGAATCAAATGAATAATCATGGAAGGACACTTTTG GTAGTGGTAAGTGATCATGGCATGACTGAGAATGGTAATCATGGAGGATCTTCATATGAAGAGACTGATTCTTTGGCTTTATTTATCGGTCTGAACGATGTCTCCCGTTTTGAATCATTCTCTCAGAAAACTGTGGACCAG GTTGATATAGCACCAACATTAGCTCTTCTTTTTAGTTTGCCAATTCCCAAGAACAATGTTGGAATCCTGATTCCAGAAACTTTTGGGCATTTGGCTG ATGATCAAAAGCTAAGGGCACTTGAGTTGAATTCATGGCAGTTGCTTAGATTATTGCAAGCACAACTACCTGGTTTATCATGTGAAGGTTTCCCATATCATGAATCAATTGATAAAACCTCTGGAATAAGTAAGTGCAATGGTAGCTTGGAGACGAAATTTTGTTGCTTATATACAACTGCTGAATTTCTCCATAATTCCTGGATGTCTAAGGATGTATCGAG GTTTAACCATGGGGATGAGTATAACATTGCTGTTGGAGCATACAACGAGTTTTTAAGAATTGCAAGTGAGTGGTTAGCACGCAGAGCCACCGAT AAACCTTTCAACTTGCTTGGTTTTGGAGTTGTTGCAATGGTCCTATCTTGTGTAATATTGCTGAGCCTTCTATGTCTAATGTGCAAAGAAGTTTATGGCAGAGAAAGGAAATACGTTTCAAACTTTGACAGTAATATCATGCATGCATGGCATTTAGATGAGGCTTTTGCAATTGGTGTTATCTTTATCCTTGTAGTAAGTATGGGATCGAGTTCTATGGTGGAGGAAGAGCAATATATATGGCATTTTGTTAGTTCGACATTGCTTTTGTTATTACTGCGTAAATCAGCACAGTATTTACAAGTTGAAAGGGCACagaatatatttaatttgttcAGTGGAAAAAACAAATATATTGGTTTTCAAACATTGTCCATAGTTTTGCTTCTTATTTCTGGTAGGATCTTGAGAGGCTGGCATCAAGGAGGCGTGAATTGGAGGGATCTTCCTGATATATCCAAGTGGCTTGAGCAAGCTGGGGGTGACCATCTACTTAAAGCACTTCAGCTAGTTGCAGGCCTTCTATTCATTACCTTAAGCTTGGTTTCTCTATCTGTATTTGATTTAAATAGAAAATCTGTTGCAGTGATTGGATTTTGCTTTTTGACTCCTGGGTTATTGGTTTTGCAACATATTATGAAACATCAGGATAGCATGTTTGCACCATCTAGCTATACTGCAACAATGCTGGTACAAATAATCTATACAGTTCTCGGTTTTGCCACACTTGGTATCACTGTGGCTTTACCATGGCTATCATCTTGTTTGAATTCCAAATCATGCTCAAATAGATTTTCCTATGAATCTGCTTCTGGCCCTGATGAGCTTTGTTACAAGCCTCTGCTGGTGGAATTGAGAAATTGCTCGTTTGTGATTGGGTGGGCATACATATGCTCTTGGTGCCTTCTGCAGTTGTTACTCCAACAACCAATTAATTCAATGCCTATATTATTGCTGTTTTTGCAAGTTTTAGTCGGCATGCTTTATTGTTTTCACAGTGGGGAAGATAACAAGCTCTGGGTTGAG GTTGCAGTGTTTTACTATATGGGGATGGCGGGCCATTATGCTTTGGGGAACAGTAATTCTTTAGCCACCATTGATGTTGCTGGAGCTTTTATT gGCATCTCAAGTCATTCAACTATACTTTCTGGGATTTTGATGTTTATGATTACCTATGCCTCCCCAATGCTAGCCGCTCTTAGCATGGTGATGTACATCTCGATTAAGAGCTGTAACTATATTGCACTTCCAATAAATATGGATTCCAAACTACTCCTGAAAAAATTGCTGGGCTTCCCTTGTCTACTTCTACTGAGCTTgaactccattttgttggtgTCGTACACCATTGTATTGATATTAATGAGGAACCATCTCTTTGTGTGGAGCGTTTTCTCTCCAAA GTATCTTTATGTGTGTGCTGCAACTGTGTGTGTCTATATTGGGGTCTCTATTGTGGCAACAACTGTGATTTATACATACTTGGTTCTGTCATTTAAGAGAACCATGCAGGGTTTTGGTTCTTCTGCAACCACTAAAGATAAAGAATAG
- the LOC133037322 gene encoding GPI ethanolamine phosphate transferase 2-like isoform X2, with product MPYTQSLLANGMAIGYHAKAAPPTVTMPRLKALVSGAIGGFLDVAFNFNTQALLDDNLIDQFFKIGWKMVMLGDETWLKLFPGLFKRHDGVSSFFVKDTIQVDQNVSRHLPDELSRYDWDLMILHYLGLDHVGHIGGRNSVLMAPKLMEMDEVVKMIHTNRILNQMNNHGRTLLVVVSDHGMTENGNHGGSSYEETDSLALFIGLNDVSRFESFSQKTVDQVDIAPTLALLFSLPIPKNNVGILIPETFGHLADDQKLRALELNSWQLLRLLQAQLPGLSCEGFPYHESIDKTSGISKCNGSLETKFCCLYTTAEFLHNSWMSKDVSRFNHGDEYNIAVGAYNEFLRIASEWLARRATDKPFNLLGFGVVAMVLSCVILLSLLCLMCKEVYGRERKYVSNFDSNIMHAWHLDEAFAIGVIFILVVSMGSSSMVEEEQYIWHFVSSTLLLLLLRKSAQYLQVERAQNIFNLFSGKNKYIGFQTLSIVLLLISGRILRGWHQGGVNWRDLPDISKWLEQAGGDHLLKALQLVAGLLFITLSLVSLSVFDLNRKSVAVIGFCFLTPGLLVLQHIMKHQDSMFAPSSYTATMLVQIIYTVLGFATLGITVALPWLSSCLNSKSCSNRFSYESASGPDELCYKPLLVELRNCSFVIGWAYICSWCLLQLLLQQPINSMPILLLFLQVLVGMLYCFHSGEDNKLWVEVAVFYYMGMAGHYALGNSNSLATIDVAGAFIGISSHSTILSGILMFMITYASPMLAALSMVMYISIKSCNYIALPINMDSKLLLKKLLGFPCLLLLSLNSILLVSYTIVLILMRNHLFVWSVFSPKYLYVCAATVCVYIGVSIVATTVIYTYLVLSFKRTMQGFGSSATTKDKE from the exons ATGCCATATACTCAATCACTGTTAGCAAATGGCATGGCAATTGGGTATCATGCAAAGGCTGCACCTCCTACTGTTACAATGCCTCGTTTGAAA GCTCTGGTTTCTGGAGCAATTGGAGGATTTCTTGACGTGGCTTTTAATTTTAACACGCAAGCTCTCTTAGATGACAATCTTATTG ACCAGTTTTTTAAGATTGGTTGGAAAATGGTGATGCTTGGTGATGAAACATGGCTGAAGTTGTTTCCAGGATTATTTAAGAGGCATGATGGAGTTAGTAGCTTTTTT GTTAAAGATACTATACAAGTTGATCAAAATGTTTCTCGACATTTGCCTGATGAACTTAGTAGATATGATTGGGATCTCATG ATTCTTCATTACCTAGGCTTGGATCATGTTGGACATATTGGTGGCCGCAACAG TGTCTTGATGGCCCCAAAACTAATGGAGATGGATGAGGTGGTTAAGATGATTCATACAAATAGAATTCTGAATCAAATGAATAATCATGGAAGGACACTTTTG GTAGTGGTAAGTGATCATGGCATGACTGAGAATGGTAATCATGGAGGATCTTCATATGAAGAGACTGATTCTTTGGCTTTATTTATCGGTCTGAACGATGTCTCCCGTTTTGAATCATTCTCTCAGAAAACTGTGGACCAG GTTGATATAGCACCAACATTAGCTCTTCTTTTTAGTTTGCCAATTCCCAAGAACAATGTTGGAATCCTGATTCCAGAAACTTTTGGGCATTTGGCTG ATGATCAAAAGCTAAGGGCACTTGAGTTGAATTCATGGCAGTTGCTTAGATTATTGCAAGCACAACTACCTGGTTTATCATGTGAAGGTTTCCCATATCATGAATCAATTGATAAAACCTCTGGAATAAGTAAGTGCAATGGTAGCTTGGAGACGAAATTTTGTTGCTTATATACAACTGCTGAATTTCTCCATAATTCCTGGATGTCTAAGGATGTATCGAG GTTTAACCATGGGGATGAGTATAACATTGCTGTTGGAGCATACAACGAGTTTTTAAGAATTGCAAGTGAGTGGTTAGCACGCAGAGCCACCGAT AAACCTTTCAACTTGCTTGGTTTTGGAGTTGTTGCAATGGTCCTATCTTGTGTAATATTGCTGAGCCTTCTATGTCTAATGTGCAAAGAAGTTTATGGCAGAGAAAGGAAATACGTTTCAAACTTTGACAGTAATATCATGCATGCATGGCATTTAGATGAGGCTTTTGCAATTGGTGTTATCTTTATCCTTGTAGTAAGTATGGGATCGAGTTCTATGGTGGAGGAAGAGCAATATATATGGCATTTTGTTAGTTCGACATTGCTTTTGTTATTACTGCGTAAATCAGCACAGTATTTACAAGTTGAAAGGGCACagaatatatttaatttgttcAGTGGAAAAAACAAATATATTGGTTTTCAAACATTGTCCATAGTTTTGCTTCTTATTTCTGGTAGGATCTTGAGAGGCTGGCATCAAGGAGGCGTGAATTGGAGGGATCTTCCTGATATATCCAAGTGGCTTGAGCAAGCTGGGGGTGACCATCTACTTAAAGCACTTCAGCTAGTTGCAGGCCTTCTATTCATTACCTTAAGCTTGGTTTCTCTATCTGTATTTGATTTAAATAGAAAATCTGTTGCAGTGATTGGATTTTGCTTTTTGACTCCTGGGTTATTGGTTTTGCAACATATTATGAAACATCAGGATAGCATGTTTGCACCATCTAGCTATACTGCAACAATGCTGGTACAAATAATCTATACAGTTCTCGGTTTTGCCACACTTGGTATCACTGTGGCTTTACCATGGCTATCATCTTGTTTGAATTCCAAATCATGCTCAAATAGATTTTCCTATGAATCTGCTTCTGGCCCTGATGAGCTTTGTTACAAGCCTCTGCTGGTGGAATTGAGAAATTGCTCGTTTGTGATTGGGTGGGCATACATATGCTCTTGGTGCCTTCTGCAGTTGTTACTCCAACAACCAATTAATTCAATGCCTATATTATTGCTGTTTTTGCAAGTTTTAGTCGGCATGCTTTATTGTTTTCACAGTGGGGAAGATAACAAGCTCTGGGTTGAG GTTGCAGTGTTTTACTATATGGGGATGGCGGGCCATTATGCTTTGGGGAACAGTAATTCTTTAGCCACCATTGATGTTGCTGGAGCTTTTATT gGCATCTCAAGTCATTCAACTATACTTTCTGGGATTTTGATGTTTATGATTACCTATGCCTCCCCAATGCTAGCCGCTCTTAGCATGGTGATGTACATCTCGATTAAGAGCTGTAACTATATTGCACTTCCAATAAATATGGATTCCAAACTACTCCTGAAAAAATTGCTGGGCTTCCCTTGTCTACTTCTACTGAGCTTgaactccattttgttggtgTCGTACACCATTGTATTGATATTAATGAGGAACCATCTCTTTGTGTGGAGCGTTTTCTCTCCAAA GTATCTTTATGTGTGTGCTGCAACTGTGTGTGTCTATATTGGGGTCTCTATTGTGGCAACAACTGTGATTTATACATACTTGGTTCTGTCATTTAAGAGAACCATGCAGGGTTTTGGTTCTTCTGCAACCACTAAAGATAAAGAATAG
- the LOC133037322 gene encoding GPI ethanolamine phosphate transferase 2-like isoform X3, translating into MTILLFFKIGWKMVMLGDETWLKLFPGLFKRHDGVSSFFVKDTIQVDQNVSRHLPDELSRYDWDLMILHYLGLDHVGHIGGRNSVLMAPKLMEMDEVVKMIHTNRILNQMNNHGRTLLVVVSDHGMTENGNHGGSSYEETDSLALFIGLNDVSRFESFSQKTVDQVDIAPTLALLFSLPIPKNNVGILIPETFGHLADDQKLRALELNSWQLLRLLQAQLPGLSCEGFPYHESIDKTSGISKCNGSLETKFCCLYTTAEFLHNSWMSKDVSRFNHGDEYNIAVGAYNEFLRIASEWLARRATDKPFNLLGFGVVAMVLSCVILLSLLCLMCKEVYGRERKYVSNFDSNIMHAWHLDEAFAIGVIFILVVSMGSSSMVEEEQYIWHFVSSTLLLLLLRKSAQYLQVERAQNIFNLFSGKNKYIGFQTLSIVLLLISGRILRGWHQGGVNWRDLPDISKWLEQAGGDHLLKALQLVAGLLFITLSLVSLSVFDLNRKSVAVIGFCFLTPGLLVLQHIMKHQDSMFAPSSYTATMLVQIIYTVLGFATLGITVALPWLSSCLNSKSCSNRFSYESASGPDELCYKPLLVELRNCSFVIGWAYICSWCLLQLLLQQPINSMPILLLFLQVLVGMLYCFHSGEDNKLWVEVAVFYYMGMAGHYALGNSNSLATIDVAGAFIGISSHSTILSGILMFMITYASPMLAALSMVMYISIKSCNYIALPINMDSKLLLKKLLGFPCLLLLSLNSILLVSYTIVLILMRNHLFVWSVFSPKYLYVCAATVCVYIGVSIVATTVIYTYLVLSFKRTMQGFGSSATTKDKE; encoded by the exons ATGACAATCTTATTG TTTTTTAAGATTGGTTGGAAAATGGTGATGCTTGGTGATGAAACATGGCTGAAGTTGTTTCCAGGATTATTTAAGAGGCATGATGGAGTTAGTAGCTTTTTT GTTAAAGATACTATACAAGTTGATCAAAATGTTTCTCGACATTTGCCTGATGAACTTAGTAGATATGATTGGGATCTCATG ATTCTTCATTACCTAGGCTTGGATCATGTTGGACATATTGGTGGCCGCAACAG TGTCTTGATGGCCCCAAAACTAATGGAGATGGATGAGGTGGTTAAGATGATTCATACAAATAGAATTCTGAATCAAATGAATAATCATGGAAGGACACTTTTG GTAGTGGTAAGTGATCATGGCATGACTGAGAATGGTAATCATGGAGGATCTTCATATGAAGAGACTGATTCTTTGGCTTTATTTATCGGTCTGAACGATGTCTCCCGTTTTGAATCATTCTCTCAGAAAACTGTGGACCAG GTTGATATAGCACCAACATTAGCTCTTCTTTTTAGTTTGCCAATTCCCAAGAACAATGTTGGAATCCTGATTCCAGAAACTTTTGGGCATTTGGCTG ATGATCAAAAGCTAAGGGCACTTGAGTTGAATTCATGGCAGTTGCTTAGATTATTGCAAGCACAACTACCTGGTTTATCATGTGAAGGTTTCCCATATCATGAATCAATTGATAAAACCTCTGGAATAAGTAAGTGCAATGGTAGCTTGGAGACGAAATTTTGTTGCTTATATACAACTGCTGAATTTCTCCATAATTCCTGGATGTCTAAGGATGTATCGAG GTTTAACCATGGGGATGAGTATAACATTGCTGTTGGAGCATACAACGAGTTTTTAAGAATTGCAAGTGAGTGGTTAGCACGCAGAGCCACCGAT AAACCTTTCAACTTGCTTGGTTTTGGAGTTGTTGCAATGGTCCTATCTTGTGTAATATTGCTGAGCCTTCTATGTCTAATGTGCAAAGAAGTTTATGGCAGAGAAAGGAAATACGTTTCAAACTTTGACAGTAATATCATGCATGCATGGCATTTAGATGAGGCTTTTGCAATTGGTGTTATCTTTATCCTTGTAGTAAGTATGGGATCGAGTTCTATGGTGGAGGAAGAGCAATATATATGGCATTTTGTTAGTTCGACATTGCTTTTGTTATTACTGCGTAAATCAGCACAGTATTTACAAGTTGAAAGGGCACagaatatatttaatttgttcAGTGGAAAAAACAAATATATTGGTTTTCAAACATTGTCCATAGTTTTGCTTCTTATTTCTGGTAGGATCTTGAGAGGCTGGCATCAAGGAGGCGTGAATTGGAGGGATCTTCCTGATATATCCAAGTGGCTTGAGCAAGCTGGGGGTGACCATCTACTTAAAGCACTTCAGCTAGTTGCAGGCCTTCTATTCATTACCTTAAGCTTGGTTTCTCTATCTGTATTTGATTTAAATAGAAAATCTGTTGCAGTGATTGGATTTTGCTTTTTGACTCCTGGGTTATTGGTTTTGCAACATATTATGAAACATCAGGATAGCATGTTTGCACCATCTAGCTATACTGCAACAATGCTGGTACAAATAATCTATACAGTTCTCGGTTTTGCCACACTTGGTATCACTGTGGCTTTACCATGGCTATCATCTTGTTTGAATTCCAAATCATGCTCAAATAGATTTTCCTATGAATCTGCTTCTGGCCCTGATGAGCTTTGTTACAAGCCTCTGCTGGTGGAATTGAGAAATTGCTCGTTTGTGATTGGGTGGGCATACATATGCTCTTGGTGCCTTCTGCAGTTGTTACTCCAACAACCAATTAATTCAATGCCTATATTATTGCTGTTTTTGCAAGTTTTAGTCGGCATGCTTTATTGTTTTCACAGTGGGGAAGATAACAAGCTCTGGGTTGAG GTTGCAGTGTTTTACTATATGGGGATGGCGGGCCATTATGCTTTGGGGAACAGTAATTCTTTAGCCACCATTGATGTTGCTGGAGCTTTTATT gGCATCTCAAGTCATTCAACTATACTTTCTGGGATTTTGATGTTTATGATTACCTATGCCTCCCCAATGCTAGCCGCTCTTAGCATGGTGATGTACATCTCGATTAAGAGCTGTAACTATATTGCACTTCCAATAAATATGGATTCCAAACTACTCCTGAAAAAATTGCTGGGCTTCCCTTGTCTACTTCTACTGAGCTTgaactccattttgttggtgTCGTACACCATTGTATTGATATTAATGAGGAACCATCTCTTTGTGTGGAGCGTTTTCTCTCCAAA GTATCTTTATGTGTGTGCTGCAACTGTGTGTGTCTATATTGGGGTCTCTATTGTGGCAACAACTGTGATTTATACATACTTGGTTCTGTCATTTAAGAGAACCATGCAGGGTTTTGGTTCTTCTGCAACCACTAAAGATAAAGAATAG